One Pocillopora verrucosa isolate sample1 chromosome 10, ASM3666991v2, whole genome shotgun sequence genomic window carries:
- the LOC131786068 gene encoding uncharacterized protein isoform X1, translated as MALKQLPMNSGSKDDFQLFGENMNFTTSNDSSNPPDSRKRAAQHDKGVPRHEESFVQPEPPKKQKVILPTHVAQNQDQSRMSNTSDDIASQVKHGGPFLHLDSKDSSSGDEKSKLEAVLRELGQEMRMVHLKWAQPFAEGESFERYCPVKLDELLKEALRLEQHLKNQKERLKERLTLITRTLQMPTV; from the exons ATGGCTTTGAAACAGCTGCCGATGAATTCTGGCAGCAAAGACGACTTTCAGTTATTTGGGGAAAACATGAACTTTACAACATCAAATGACTCTTCCAATCCACCGGACTCGCGAAAAAGAGCGGCACAACACGACAAAGGAGTGCCACGCCACGAGGAAAGCTTTGTACAACCAGAACCGCCGAAGAAACAGAAAGTCATTCTTCCAACTCAT GTGGCTCAAAATCAAGATCAAAGTCGGATGAGCAACACGTCAGATGATATCGCATCACAAGTAAAGCACGGAG GTCCCTTTTTGCACCTTGATAGCAAGGACTCGAGTAGCGGTGatgaaaaatcaaaacttgaaGCCGTGTTGCGAG AACTTGGCCAAGAGATGAGGATGGTACACTTGAAGTGGGCACAACCATTTGC GGAGGGTGAATCTTTCGAAAGATATTGTCCAGTCAAACTTGACGAACTCCTTAAGGAAGCTCTGAGGCTTGAACAACACCTAAAGAATCAGAAAGAACGCTTGAAGGAGAGGTTAACTCTGATTACACGAACCCTTCAAATGCCTACCGTATAA
- the LOC131786068 gene encoding uncharacterized protein isoform X2: protein MNSGSKDDFQLFGENMNFTTSNDSSNPPDSRKRAAQHDKGVPRHEESFVQPEPPKKQKVILPTHVAQNQDQSRMSNTSDDIASQVKHGGPFLHLDSKDSSSGDEKSKLEAVLRELGQEMRMVHLKWAQPFAEGESFERYCPVKLDELLKEALRLEQHLKNQKERLKERLTLITRTLQMPTV from the exons ATGAATTCTGGCAGCAAAGACGACTTTCAGTTATTTGGGGAAAACATGAACTTTACAACATCAAATGACTCTTCCAATCCACCGGACTCGCGAAAAAGAGCGGCACAACACGACAAAGGAGTGCCACGCCACGAGGAAAGCTTTGTACAACCAGAACCGCCGAAGAAACAGAAAGTCATTCTTCCAACTCAT GTGGCTCAAAATCAAGATCAAAGTCGGATGAGCAACACGTCAGATGATATCGCATCACAAGTAAAGCACGGAG GTCCCTTTTTGCACCTTGATAGCAAGGACTCGAGTAGCGGTGatgaaaaatcaaaacttgaaGCCGTGTTGCGAG AACTTGGCCAAGAGATGAGGATGGTACACTTGAAGTGGGCACAACCATTTGC GGAGGGTGAATCTTTCGAAAGATATTGTCCAGTCAAACTTGACGAACTCCTTAAGGAAGCTCTGAGGCTTGAACAACACCTAAAGAATCAGAAAGAACGCTTGAAGGAGAGGTTAACTCTGATTACACGAACCCTTCAAATGCCTACCGTATAA